The DNA sequence tatatttaattaaatataatatatataatatatatgtatatgtttttaaacatatgtatatgtatatttatatgtatatatatttaaataaatatatatgtatatagtatatgtatttatattttacataaacatttatatatttaagtgtatatacatatattatattatgtgcataaatatatgtatatttatatgtataggtaattatatatattctatatatatatattaatatttatatttacatataattatatgtatattatatatatttaaatatatgagaatatatttaaatatatgtatatatatatattactatatgtttatataaatattaattatatatatttatatgtatatctttatttatacatatatttatataatattatgaatataatataatatatataatatatgatttgtgccaactcaagatttgagctaatttggctaagttgggagaggagcaaactcaagtcaatctcagtcaaaggagtgataacaaggaaagcttttacaatggtggagcaacttttgactaagtcaaaagacactatggtggaagctatatgaggagcaacatttgaccgaagtcaacagctcttcctcacttagaaaattctctaagtatcatcacaagtgaagacaatgcactcttgaggagcaaactttgaccaagtcaaagttcgtccccaagtgatgagagagaacaaggaagctatgtgaggagcaacatttgaccaaaagtcaaaggctcttcctcacttagataattttctaagtacatcacaatggagtatccacactcttgaggagcaaactttgaccaagtcaaagttcgtccccaagagatgagagagaacaagggagcacattcaatatggagtttcttggagttagatttattttgttaaatcgaatccgtccaggacgaactcaagtcgtccaggacgaactcgttaaccatgattagtttatgaaagcctataaatatgtgattgtggttctcacaattatcatcatccttcgggatggatggccaagtgctatgcacaaactctctcaaatatacacacaccctagcctagttttgtaccataaatatttgtagtggatagggcttgtaatatttagaggagtggtcattgtagccaaccttcgggtttggatttgtagcaccttcgaggtatttatcaatatacagatataccttggaaaatattgtgtgttggtttaatattttcatatcctcagaaaccgacccgatatatatccggaacacgaaacccattacaggactgcaatttatttatccgcaagattcgaaagaattttaaattgtagtgagtatcgtattcaacccccccttctacgatactttggacctaacagcaTCCGTTCTCTCTCGACTGGAAAAAGATAAGCAAGTGATATCACTGCTATACAAAATCTCCGACCACTTTTCAACGAGTTTCGCTGGTGGAGAAATCTAGGAAGAAACCAGAAGATAGGATGAAAACTCTTGTAACTTCTATTAGGCTAATTTGTGTATGTCACTTTCTCATTTATTTTGACTTGGATTTCGATTGGTTTGTATGACGATTATTGTACCTCTTTTGGATTATTGgatatttgatgtttggattTGTGAAATGATGTTTGGATTTGTGGCATATATGCCTAGATTATCATGTTTACAGGaagagtttttgtttttttttaaaaaaaaatgttgctaTTTCATCGAATTATGTTGCTAAAAAGTTATAAAAGTATTGCAATATGGTCGATATTATTGCAATATCTTGGTCAAAATCATTGCTATTGATCTAATATTGTTGCTTTAAAGTCATTAAAAAGATACAAATTTAAGCTAATGTAATACTATTTAGACGTTGCTGTAGGCAAAAAATTGTTGACAAATCGATTTATTGCAATGAACTAACTCTGTTGCTATATGATGCTATATTCGTTGCTAAATTGACCAATTGCAACGCGGTCAGATGCAACGCCAAAATTTTGCATATTTGTTGCCATAGACTCTGTTGTAACAAATATAGCACTTAAAGCAATATTTTCTCAGCGTTGCTATAAgcaatctatggtgtagtgcTTTTTGCTCATTAATATTGTTGTTGATTCTAACCCTTCAGTTAAACCCAAAGATGGCTCGTTTCAAGCAAACCGCGCGTAAGACTTGTGGGAACTCGGGGTATGCCTATAGCAGGATGTTGGAGGGTAGGGAACTAGTAGTTCCCTAATGTTTAAAAACTTTTGGGTTTTAAACTTGGTAGATGTAATTGACTTAAGATATTTTGACTTAGGATATTTtggtttataatattaaaagatGTTTAGATGTTGTTCAAACTCTTACATGTGGATCCGGGGATGTGGTTTAGGGTTGTAGCTctattattctaattaattgTAGTACCTCACTGTTTAATCAATATTATGCATATTTCCGCTAATTAGTATTCTGGGTCCGTCACATGTTTTGTGTATTATCATTTTCGGTAAGTTGAAGCTCATCAATGTTGTTTGGCTTAAATTTATAGAAACCATCCAAGTTTACCTCTTTGAACACCACGACAACTAAAGAAAAAAAGTCGATAAATTAACCTTCAAAGTTCTGAAAATGTATAGCTTAACCATGATTGAGCAAAATAAAACCGAGTAACGGAAGAGTGAAGCACACTTGCTGTTTGGTGGAGGTAAAGACACAACTTGGAAGGCACAAACATTATTGAACAACTTAATCATCCAAGCctgtccaaaaaaaaaacacggTGCAATAGAAATTAATATAGAACCTCAGTATATGTTTTGGTCATGCTTAAGTTGTTAGGAAGTTTCTCAGCACCCGTATCTTTCTTAATCTAATACAATTAAGCACAGTTCTAAAAGTCGGtaattaatcataattaatcaccgattaattcaTATTCCGTAActcgtcgaactgattaaatatctgattattttattaatcatcCGATTAATTCTTGATCAATCTAATTAATCTCCAATAATTATTGTTCcatgacttcaccgattaagtccgatacCCATTTTTCACAACACTGCAATTAAGTAATTTCGTCGGGTGTTATGGCCAAATATCAACTCGGCGGATGATTGCGTAGACCTCGCCTCAAGTCACGGAAAGCACCAATCTCCGAGATTTTCCTCGCCCATTATATGGACCTCGCCATCTATGCGGCCCGGGAAGTGAGGACCAGTAACAGATGGACCCAGGTCAGCAGAACAGTCCTCGCCCAGTAAGGGTCCTCGTCCATTATGGACCCTCGTCCTAGGCATGTGTTAGACCTCGCGGCCCAGTGACTAGCGGCCCAAGTCTTCAAGGAGTCCTCGCTCATTGTTGAAGGACCTCGCCCAGTGCTTACCTTCCTCGCCCAATGTGGAAAGGGCCAAATGCGCCTGGTCCTCAGGCCtagttattattgttttatcttgGGCCCAGGCCCACCATCAGCCTCGCCCTAAGAGAGGACGGGGGGCTAGCCCATACAGTTGAGTCCAGGGAGGTCCACATGGGCTAGTGCTGGTCAGCCCACCTAGTTCCGTGCTCCTTGGAAGAAGCTGGGCTCCAGAAGCCCATATCCATCTGATCTAAGGCGGTGGCCCATCGCTGGAACCAAggaatgagaaacctattctgattaggttacttgttccccaagaactacgtctggcttgatccctataaatagggtacgtaggcacatcgtttggggataagtcacaacccttgcaagagcgaatactccttcgatcttgtgagaaaaccctGATTCCCTGAACGATCTCAGCCAAACCCAAAATCACCACCCATACTCCGTCGTCCGCCGTCATCATCCACCACAagttccagcaaccctccccgaatcttgttatcaccagattcctccgttaataattggcgctagaaggaggggcttttTGACATCTATTGGAGGAAGGATGTCTCAGGATATGAAGAACGACGCTATggatcagaaccagaaggctAGGGTGGACCCAACTGTCATCGAGATTACTGATGCGCCACCACCGCCACCGTCCGACAATCAACAATCCCTATTCAATACTCCCTTGACGACCATACAGGCACCCATCATGATGTCCAACACCCAAACCTTCGACACCTTCACCGCCTTCACCAATACCATGAAAGCTGTCTCCGGCCGCATGGACTCCATGGAAGAAGTGGTACGGTCGTTGCCAAGAGACACCGGGAAGCCACACGAACAGAATCGTCGTCACCACACTGGAGGAGATAAGAGCAAGGGAAGGTCCTCCCATGGGACACATCGCCAGGGAAAAGAACCCATAACGAAACCACCAGAATCACACAAGAAGGCTGATGATAGGTTTCGCACTATAAAACCCTAGAACTTGCATTACGATACTCCCGGGACGCGACGTCCCCCTGAAGACAAAGGCCAAGCAAAAATCGTGATATCCCAATACATCGACAAATCCGTAACCGAAGAGCAACGTCGGGAGGCCAATAGAAAGTACGAAGAAGAACTTGCCCGGGATATCCGTAGTATCAGACAGCAACATCGACTCGTAACCGTCAAAAGTGAAGCCAAAGACCATCCCCCACCACCGATCGAAGGTAGTAAGAAAGTCCTTGGAACCACCACTGAGGAAAAACGCTCCTCTGGGGGCGAAGGAATCAACAAGGAGAAATAATTAGTGGTTTATGAGGGAAGGAGAAAGCCTTATTATCAGCGGGAGACCCCGGAAAAGAATCACTCTTACAGGCAGAATCGCCCCCTTTCACCTCCCAGAGATCGAAGCTATCGCCAAGGCTTCTCTCGTTATTATCATTCAGGCTATCGTCAGGACTCGTCTCAGGACTACCGACAGGATTATCTACGACCCTCGCCTCGTCATCATCGTCGCCCGACGCCTCCGATGTACCGTAGCTCAACATCTCAGTCTTACAGACGCCCGACGCCTACCAATAACCGAGGCCCAACTCCGCAAGGAaaccttcctcctcctccacaagGAAACCTTCCTCCTCCGCAAGGAAACCTTCCTCCTCCACAAGGAAATCCGGTAATGATTCCAGGACTAGATGGTGTATCTGTCGACGCTCTGAAAGGATTGTTGGTACAATTTGGTGTGCAATGACACACGGTTTCAGAGGAAGCAGCCTCTCCCTTCTCCACCGCGGTACGACAATCCCCCCTACCGGCAACCTTCCGAGGCACAAGAGATCTAAGGTATAATGGAACAACGGACCCGGCAGAGTACATTGGGCGCTTTACAACGGAGATGGAGTTACACCAGGTATCTGATCTGACCAAGTGCCGACTTTTAGCTTCAACTTTTAGGGGAAACGCCCACCAATGGTTTCAGAAGATCGGACCGGGTAGCATTGGGTCATGGGAGCAGATGCGTAGGATGTTCCTCACTCAGTTTCAATCATCAATCCATTATGCCCCACCTGTTACCACTTTAGCCAATATCAGACAGAAGGAAGGAGAGACACTTCAAGCCTATTTCCGAAGGTTCAACGCTGAAGTCCCACAGGTAAGGGGAGCAACCGACGAGACCGTtaagaatttcttgatagcGGGAGTAAGAGTAGGCACGGACTTTTGGAAGGCACTTCAGAGGAAAGAGCCACCTACACTAGCAGCCCTGTATCTCTTGGCGGAACCATATAAAAGGGAGGAAGAGGCTCTCGCAAGTATTACCAGACATGACGCCAGTTCATCAAGGACATCTAGGCAAAGGAAGAGAGATAGGACGCCTAGTCCTAGGATGGAGAAAAAGAATACTGTCAACGCCCTTGATGTCAGACCTGTCTCGGAAGAACGGAACAGCCCACCACGCCAACCTAGCCCCATAAGAAGAAGGTCAGATATCGATCATTACACTCCCTTGGTTGCATCTATTGAACATATATTCGAGGTGAACAAGAAATCAGGGATCTTTAAGAAACCAAACCCACTGACCTCTACTCAAGTCAAAGATAAGAAGAAGTTCTGTGCCTACCACGAATCACATGGTCATGATACCCACGAGTGTCGCCAACTTAAGGAAGAGATTGAACAGTTGATCAGGAATGGTAAGCTAACGGATTGGGTTGTTAGAGAGGTGAGAAAGCATAAGGATACTCCCATCATCACTTTAGTACCCGAAGCCGAGTCTGAAGTACCTGCATCAAGTGGGAGGAGACAACAGGAGTGCAATGGATAGGTATGCCAAAGAAGCTAGACAACCCCCTCTCACTAATGTCTTTCGTCTTTCGGAGAGACCACCTAAGTTGTTCAAGGGAGAGGATACTCAGATCATATTTTCAGAGGAAGATGCTTGATGGGTCCATCACCCCCACGCTGATGCTCTGGTCGCAAATGTAAGGATTGGATCAAGGAACGTTCATAGGGTGTTCGTGGACAATGGCAGCTCCGTGAACCTATTGTACTACTCCACTTTCCAGAAGATGGGTTTACTAGACAAGGATATGGCTCGAAAGACGACTTATCTATACGGTTTAACGGGGGATGCAGTCAGAGTTAAAGGGACTATAAGGCTACCAGTGACGCTCGGAGAGGATCCGGTCTCCGCTACCCAAGTGGCTGAGTTTATGATCGTAGAAGCCCCAGCCTACTATAATGCTTTAATCGGGAGACCTATTTTGAAGGACATGAGAGTTGTAGCCTCCATATATCATCTGTCTATGAAGTTCCCAACTCCCAGGGGGGTAGGTTGCATCAAAGGTTGTCAATATGACTCTAGGGATTGTTATAACCGTACCATAAAGACAGCCTCGAAGTTCAAAGCTGATATTGATCCTGACGAAGAGATGCTCGACTTCAAAGAAGAGAATGCGGAGGAGACAAAGAGATCCTTTAGACCACTCAGGTTCACCAAAGCCTCCACCAATATGATCTATACAGTACAGTTCCCCGAGGAAGAGAACTCACAACAAATTAGATGGGAAGAAGAAAAGCAGAAGAGGTTAGAATGGAAGGAGGCGGAAACAACACTCCCCAGCCAGACCATATTGCAGATCGAAGGACCTCCGCCTGTGCCATCTGACACAGTCATCGAAGGATTAGTCGAAGAAGCCAGCGAAGATGAAACAGAAGAACAGAAGCTGATGCGGGCGAGAAAGGGAAAGATGGTTATTGATGATCCAGCATTACACCCATCAGATTACCCAAGGCTTCCCCCGTTTGAAGGTGAAAGTTCGAAGTCTGCTGACACAGTTCACCCGAAGGTTGATGATGACGATCTAAGAGATGTCGATCTTGACCCCAGACTACCAGAAACACTGCAGAAGGTAGGACCGGCCGAGGACACAGTTGGGATCCTGGTTGATGAGAATGATGCTACGAAGGTCTTATTCATTGGTATTCGTCTTGACAATCTAATGAGGAAGAAGATGGTAGACTTTTTGAAAAGCAATCTTGATGTATTCGCCTGGAGCCATGCTGATATGACAGGATTGATCCGAACATTATATGTCACCGCTTGAACATTGATCCGAGGAAGAAAGGTATCAGACAAAAGCGCAGACCCATCAGCGGTGAACGAGCAGAAGCACTAAAAGCGGAGGTCGATAGACTTCAGAAGGTTGGTTTGGTTAAAGAAGCTTATTATCCGGAATGGCTGGCGAACCCAGTGCTGGTGAAGAAGGCCAATGGAAAATGGAGAGTATGTATCGATTTCACAGATCTGAATAAGGCATGTCCAAAAGACAGCTTTCCTCTTCCTAGGATTGATCAACTAGTTGACGCTATTGCTGGCCACGCCCTATTAAACTTCATGGATGCCTACTCcggctacaatcagatcccaATGTATGAGCCAGACCAGGAACACACCTCTTTCATCACGGACCGTGGTCTCTACTGCTACGTTGGAATGCCTTTCGGAATTCTGAATGCTGGTGCTACTTATCAAAGACTGGTGAATATGATGTTTAAAGACTTGATAGGAAAGACGATGGAGGTCTACGTTGATGATATGCTTGTGAAGTCTAAGAAAGCCCCAGACCACATCAAACACCTTTCCGAGATGTTTTCGATACTCAGGAAGTTTAACATGAAACTCAACCCACAGAAGTGTGTCTTTGGCGTGGAGTCGGGAAAGTTTTTGGGATTTATGGTAAATCACAGAGGTATAGAGGCTAACCCAGCAAAGATACAAGCCTTGCTCGACATGAGATCGCCCAGCACTGTGAAGGAGGTCCAAAGTCTTACAGGAAGGATAGCCGCGCTCAACAGGTTCGTCTCCAAGTCAATAGATAGATGCCAAGAATTTTTCAAAGTCATCAAGGGAGTTGGGAAAGATTTCAGGTGGACGACCGAATGCGAGGCAGCTTTCCAGAGTTTGAAGAATCATCTTGCCACACCTCCCATGCTCGCCAAACCCCTCGAAGGCTAGACACTTATCCTTTACTTGGTTGTTTCTGATTATGCTATTAGTGCTGTTCTTGTTAGAGAAGAGGGAAACTTGCAACTGCCTGTGTATTATGTGAGCAAAAGGCTGCTCGATGCTGAGACTAGATACACGAATATGGAAAGGCTGGTGTTCGCTTTACTCCTGGCAGCAAGGAAACTTAGACCATACTTCCAGGCTCATAGAATCGATGTACGAACATCCTACCCGTTACGCCAAGTTCTGTACAAACCTGAGGCTTCAGGAAGGATGTTGAAATGGGCGGTTGAGTTGGGACAATTCGATATTGAGTATAAGCCTAGAAGTGCCATCAAAGGCCAGGCGTTGGCCGACTTCATATTAGAGTTTCCAAACGACCCCGTGCTGGTGGATGAGATACCAAGTAGCGAGGTAGAAGTTAAGACCGGAGAAGAAGAGGAGGCTTCCTACCCATGGTGGGTGATGAATGTTGATGGGGCAGTTAATCAGGATGGCGCCGGTGCGGGCATCTTACTTACCAGCCCCGAAGGAAGGAAGTTCAAAAACGCCATACATCTTGGCTTCCCTGCCACCAATAACGATGCTGAATATGAAGCCTTGATTGCTGGATTGAGATTAGCAAAAGAGCTCGGCGTGCAAAGAATCGCAATCCACAGCGACTCGATGTTGGTAGTCTACCAGGTCAATGGGGGGTACCAGGTAAAGGCATACATAACAGAGCTTTACATGAACCTAGTCCGAAGGCTGATTGAAAGTTTCAAGACGGTTAGACTCGAAAAAATCCCGAGAGAAAGTAACGCCGAAGCTGACTCCCTGGCCAAGGCCGCGTCTCAGAAAGATCCTGGAGTTTTAGGAATGATCCCTCTTGAGTTACTTGATCACCCTAGCGTGCCCGAGGCTGAGGTACATCAGATCGAAACCGAAGAGGCTGTTGACACATGGATGACCCCGATCTGGTCTTATATTAAGAATGGAACTCTTCCAGAAGACAAGACGGAGGCAAGAAAGCTACGCTATAAGGCGGCCAGTTATGTTGATTATAAGGGGTCGCTCTACAAGCGAGGCTTCAACCAGCCTCTACTGAAGTGCATCGGAGGCGATGAATGTAACTACATCCTGAGAGAAGTACATGAGGGAATATGCGGTAACCACTCGGGGGGTAGCTCGTTGGCCCAAAAGATACTTCGGCAAGGGTACTACTGGCCTACGCTAAAGGAGGACGCACTGAAATTTGCTAAGGCCTGCGATAAGTGTCAGAGGATCGCCAACTACGTCAACAGTCCTGCAGCTCCGCTTACATCGTTGATGAGCCCATGGCCCTTTGCTATGTGGGGAATATACCTGATTGGCGAGCTACCAAAAGGCAAAGAAGGTGTCAAGTATGCAGTGGTGGCGGTTGATTATTTCACAAAGTGGACAGAAGCAGAGCCATTAGCAACTATCACAGCAAAGAAGTTGGTCGAATTTGTGTATAGGGCTATAGTGTGCCGCTTCGGCATTCCATATAAATTGATCTCCGACAACGGAAAACAGTTCGACTGCAAAGAGATGAGGGAGTTATGTGACAACCTAGGAATCAAGAAAGGTTTCTCGGCTGTCAGCCACCCACAGTCGAATGGTCAGACAGAAGCAGTTAACATGATCATAAAGCATACTCTGAAGGCGAAGCTCGAAGACAAGAAAGGCAATTGGCCTGAAGAACTGCCCAATGTGCTTTGGTCCTACAACATGACTCCTAGAACAACTACCGAAGAGTCACCTTTCAACCTTACCTATGGATGTGAAGCTATGATAACTGTAGAGCTAGGAGCCGGATCATTCAGAAGAGATAATTTCAACCCAGAAGTGAACGAGGTCAACCACCGTCTACACCTGGATATGCTCGAAGAAACCAAATCAGGAGCCCAGCTAAGGATTGCATCATACCAGCAAAGAGTGGCGAGGCATTATAACACCAAAGTCAAGGCTAGGCCATTCCAGGTAGGCGATCTAGTTCTACGAAGAGTCATGCCAAACACCAAGGTAGCGAGCCATGGAGTCTTCGGAGCTAATTGGGAAGGACCGTACAAGGTGAGAGTGGTGCTGTTTTCTAGAACATATTATCTGGCAGACCTAGAAGGGAGAGATATCCCCCGAGCATGGAATGCCGAGCACCTCAAGAAGTATTATCAGTAAGCTGGAAGACACCCTCGTCATCCGActcatgtactctttttccttcactaGGGTTTTTCCCACTGGGTTTTACCTAggaaggttttaacgaggcatgGTGAAGGATCGACTCGCAAGAGGGGAGGTAGCTGTTTATGTTTTCCTGTTTGTTTTAGTTTCCTGTTTAAAGTATTCAAGCATGAGCTTTGGAACCAATAAAATTACTCCCAAGCCTTGGGGGGTAGGGGTTGTACGTGCCCTTCGGCAAAAGCATCATGTAAGCGTACTACTATCAATAAATTTCgaatttctaatatttttgtattGCTTGGAACATGAAGACCAGGGACAATCTCCCTGCTGCTTAGGAACCCGTCTACGTATGTAATCGAGACATATGTATGACACCCTCGGGATGCACGGAGGACCGTCTCCACATGACGGTTCGAAGGAATTCCTATGCCCTGATGTCCCGTACTTCCGGTAAACCATCAAGAAGACCCTCAGGGGTGCAGCTTTGGAAAACCCTCCGGGGTTGGAGTTTTATGtgaaaattgtttttattttttacttttattttgcCCAAGGAAGGTAGAGGTTGACGACGTACCtccttggatgcctaggatttaagtagacgtggtccctactgtcccagaggttgttagttctTGCCCAAGTAAGGTAGAGGGCGacgacctaccttcttggatgcctgggatttaagtagatgaattccctactgtcccagaggttgttagttctTTCCCA is a window from the Daucus carota subsp. sativus chromosome 8, DH1 v3.0, whole genome shotgun sequence genome containing:
- the LOC135148461 gene encoding uncharacterized protein LOC135148461, with protein sequence MELHQVSDLTKCRLLASTFRGNAHQWFQKIGPGSIGSWEQMRRMFLTQFQSSIHYAPPVTTLANIRQKEGETLQAYFRRFNAEVPQVRGATDETVKNFLIAGVRVGTDFWKALQRKEPPTLAALYLLAEPYKREEEALASITRHDASSSRTSRQRKRDRTPSPRMEKKNTVNALDVRPVSEERNSPPRQPSPIRRRSDIDHYTPLVASIEHIFEVNKKSGIFKKPNPLTSTQVKDKKKFCAYHESHGHDTHECRQLKEEIEQLIRNGKLTDWVVREVRKHKDTPIITLVPEAESEVPASSGRRQQECNG
- the LOC108203469 gene encoding uncharacterized protein LOC108203469 — encoded protein: MGLLDKDMARKTTYLYGLTGDAVRVKGTIRLPVTLGEDPVSATQVAEFMIVEAPAYYNALIGRPILKDMRVVASIYHLSMKFPTPRGVGCIKGCQYDSRDCYNRTIKTASKFKADIDPDEEMLDFKEENAEETKRSFRPLRFTKASTNMIYTVQFPEEENSQQIRWEEEKQKRLEWKEAETTLPSQTILQIEGPPPVPSDTVIEGLVEEASEDETEEQKLMRARKGKMVIDDPALHPSDYPRLPPFEGESSKSADTVHPKVDDDDLRDVDLDPRLPETLQKVGPAEDTVGILVDENDATKVLFIGIRLDNLMRKKMKGIRQKRRPISGERAEALKAEVDRLQKVGLVKEAYYPEWLANPVLVKKANGKWRVCIDFTDLNKACPKDSFPLPRIDQLVDAIAGHALLNFMDAYSGYNQIPMYEPDQEHTSFITDRGLYCYVGMPFGILNAGATYQRLVNMMFKDLIGKTMEVYVDDMLVKSKKAPDHIKHLSEMFSILRKFNMKLNPQKCVFGVESGKFLGFMVNHRGIEANPAKIQALLDMRSPSTVKEVQSLTGRIAALNSAVLVREEGNLQLPVYYVSKRLLDAETRYTNMERLVFALLLAARKLRPYFQAHRIDVRTSYPLRQVLYKPEASGRMLKWAVELGQFDIEYKPRSAIKGQALADFILEFPNDPVLVDEIPSSEVEVKTGEEEEASYPWWVMNVDGAVNQDGAGAGILLTSPEGRKFKNAIHLGFPATNNDAEYEALIAGLRLAKELGVQRIAIHSDSMLVVYQVNGGYQVKAYITELYMNLVRRLIESFKTVRLEKIPRESNAEADSLAKAASQKDPGVLGMIPLELLDHPSVPEAEVHQIETEEAVDTWMTPIWSYIKNGTLPEDKTEARKLRYKAASYVDYKGSLYKRGFNQPLLKCIGGDECNYILREVHEGICGNHSGGSSLAQKILRQGYYWPTLKEDALKFAKACDKCQRIANYVNSPAAPLTSLMSPWPFAMWGIYLIGELPKGKEGVKYAVVAVDYFTKWTEAEPLATITAKKLVEFVYRAIVCRFGIPYKLISDNGKQFDCKEMRELCDNLGIKKGFSAVSHPQSNGQTEAVNMIIKHTLKAKLEDKKGNWPEELPNVLWSYNMTPRTTTEESPFNLTYGCEAMITVELGAGSFRRDNFNPEVNEVNHRLHLDMLEETKSGAQLRIASYQQRVARHYNTKVKARPFQVGDLVLRRVMPNTKVASHGVFGANWEGPYKVRVVLFSRTYYLADLEGRDIPRAWNAEHLKKYYQ